A genomic region of Lycorma delicatula isolate Av1 chromosome 4, ASM4794821v1, whole genome shotgun sequence contains the following coding sequences:
- the LOC142323887 gene encoding uncharacterized protein LOC142323887 isoform X2: MPLTAGNNSSSVDNSKRSTNKTEKATTNLKKSQKRRKMCILSDEESGNNCNRNEKVVVDIYTTCHPASCSETVVTSSSNIVTTKLNVNKVKNSKPKSTCKFKSDNNPCLTPNPLLKINSSSKEKDKRSSASNKNCKNSNSKKRIKSLNSSKKNKKTFSSTTIQIKLHHSHNLPSSKKNLVLKTTSKSNRKRNSCSSSSSLNKQNKSVSRHRSESAENSNGICSSIATKENNSTASKHSVSSKSENFHNSSLIKNNKNHSGQSHCSVRHENKKPVSSCISSTYTVGSVKNSSKKKQKTVPKKCLEKRENIESSNECCSSINKEKIDSLMSSHLTIDECKNKRIVNSHKLSMEKSENFDKSVSLDGCSCDKKKKLKLDPSLKDTFKNHNASGINYEISDITNNSTFAKTKSSVLEETDNVSCGISSCKNIKYTSSENNSSKINAEPILPIKRKLSDVGDNNLKKKKKLSVSESIENIACSDDVSFQAKNKRSASLSECSSSLNFNTKSNKNLNTGIRNSISSQVLLKENIDSNSNKMCDVNPEKTMLESNVIENTSTSHEYSNVRKTVSKNNNENQHPSIKLTSLSNNSLSKSNVQFEDNRFIISTEKSKTDLKHSFSQEVLFSGNCKTEADSYNTKKQQILNLVDDRGKNENLSNRDNSYSNKYETSSNKSSLALLNRVDSDIKNLNCRSQSCNNEESDLSLYFGLSKEKENQQPSSSIAEDKISVELKGSSSNDNIGKFNANSTSIQCMPNRITLNKISVNIDDDLCRKVSKSFVTSESIIEKYPASVLSNDIYANVNIDNKEQRNSSNKNSSICRNENKSESIITYCEVMNQQSLSSNTENEKQLSNLSCDSLHKSETLFKNGNAVLKNSKYKDENSKTILPSNKVEFFHNSKTSVTTNDESRNETSFKVIQNNNSSFHRNKEQTNISDDTLPSCSSKSLIATCNNSNCKHNHNLQMNSKCNKNLYRFKQRKDKRLLRRKNNKHFLQRKTCHEKNYKTNSNKHKINYNTSRKSKIVNRNCRSSKSRRENFHNDSKQGKCSGDAMSVNKGKRKFEYFNYNYYIRKYAKDVGRLPLKRSLEVFGEDYETETVSKIDDKFYERSNNNNISKSHSVEVSTSSDSYSNAVREFEVNSELCKIKQNSCSNLHFTKSNNNKVSERSDVDILTNDYPCENLQIIESNSDLSDSDGENRLKIDESRSELNDMYDKDVVIIDAILNKNKFTNNSVEKWKIATDSKYTVQQDEIAANENSKGKELTNKSLRKSNEDLPSQIIFDPSNLEEIERFFPSEMNKFYSTNKQTEDSDISLHFASASTEEKCSLLNRLDDSYVVRINVVKSGKNLNVPLPESEKPVSLLKEPISDKEDLLAKDKELTRTPQETEITQESSVYIKEEITEEIITATLEKPIKKTKNKELTQTPQETEITEESSVSIKEKITENNNSTSIQECNKSLEDINLQTSSSIMAEPDHKLNERLVNNVEQKRPLIRVRDSKSLGIQYSDPNDLPENALTVEAVPPAELMVVQECSHTSSKDTLTGQETGNLPEDLRNMKLFIERLTSTESVNEHYLARLGTVLNSAIDDHEKKEQLFENAKRLMVTTELYMKEQKKIEKDFNSCMTKHSYEFMLMLEYMLRNINLKETFLLILYCKIFAYIHHRYNKQINYLFESKNIILSMLKRNKCNNDLYWQIFEMEQERFNLIVNFIFNELGFYKSENTYSDMLEKLLNSDNFSSNKNCKKIYLKKNRVFIPVNDKIREGISGSDEDIQNQSESIRRKLDMSSDLQKELVNETVENAADDDSNIKSNRKKTGKVVLLQIPCVVVCDKGVLVHKSDDLNSITEMSANNDISNEKQNQNNSDITTVTSLVGNSTDKSISCNSTGNIKISNVSTTQDHSLKSLPIGSQGKQPQLIPLDNELMKLTLLRKKQLQESNITLQINNNISDTSQICDKNTTQFENIDKTFTNQQNSSTVQQSSSYNLKNNNINVNDTLTNISNFSNNSTVHYQQTDKSLYNVNNSQSVYNNNNLLKCYDKVSSDNNRLKQNSQQNMNNMENYFVPPVGNISKNHIPVPYQTINVANQLSSGNMYQNSYNNNYNFNNNLYNVQQTNNPSCVIHHYPSTLSNQMSQNSSNIMQYNKPKESTQIRQKLTEPIHSASLNILQHNRLPSSAASRSVNACNNINSLNIVTENGRKHCSKYTSTTDLNYRTVTSALQEQINSQFRIPTNKDTQSNYRINDVLSTINSAKSNIPVNSQLKAALQQTNFSNSVNLNNNDLNSSNLLQLKDKNKQTDQLQLNVERPNLPHQVSQTQQQVQWQPQTQFQQKLSQSVHQNTVNNEDNHNSWENGWRNRVIILSARNYAVLRSMESQSNQNFLQSNTSTVSASSFETIADQKNNVNSSSQGVSNSTTLDQQMNDWELGITNQNSSLSTVQSSNQLQRSWSAMENTSNFNLGVRNTFNRSVSLNNHFNNNQVLSRRLSAPTVSMNFLNAEQPLITTEPNYDSSATSNISLIQNMETVQDTPDLNSDIFTVPDINGDLRDLNYQETSKINEISPSNLNQERDLNTPTPPPISENVNLTGRFRNCGIQDVKITNVMSVGDQQSIENFNKAIASDSDDVVVIEEIQKTKSTLQFSEKQL; encoded by the exons ATGCCATTAACTGCAGGTAATAATAGTTCCAGTGTTGATAATAGTAAAAGGTCTACAAATAAGACTGAAAAAGcaacaactaatttaaaaaaaagtcaaaagagAAGGAAAATGTGCATTCTTTCCGATGAAGAGAGTGGAAATAATTGTAATAGGAATGAAAAAGTGGTTGTAGATATTTACACAACTTGTCATCCTGCATCATGTTCAGAAACTGTAGTAACAAGTTCTTCAAACATTGTTACaacaaaactgaatgttaataaagtgaaaaattccAAACCAAAAAGTACATGTAAATTTAAGTCTGATAATAATCCTTGTTTAACTCCTAATCCTCTTTTAAAGATAAATAGTTCttctaaagaaaaagataaaaggagTTCAGcttcaaacaaaaattgtaaaaactcaaATTCTAAAAAACGTATTAAATCACTTAAttcttctaagaaaaataaaaaaacattttcaagtacTACAATTCAGATTAAATTACACCATTCTCATAATCTGCCttcatcaaaaaagaatttagttttaaaaactacTTCAAAAAGTAATCGTAAAAGAAATTCTTGTTCTTCGAGTTCAtctcttaataaacaaaacaaatctgTTTCAAGACATCGCTCAGAGAGTGCAGAAAACTCAAATGGTATCTGTAGTTCAATTgctacaaaagagaataattctACTGCAAGTAAACATTCAGTAAGCAGTAAATCAGAGAATTTTCATAACTcatctctaataaaaaataataaaaatcattctggTCAAAGTCATTGTTCTGTAAGACATGAAAACAAAAAGCCAGTTTCTTCTTGTATTTCATCTACCTACACAGTAGGTAGTgtaaaaaatagtagtaaaaaaaaacagaaaactgttccaaaaaaatgtttagaaaaaagggaaaatattgaaTCAAGTAATGAATGTTGTTCATctattaataaagagaaaattgacTCTTTAATGAGTTCTCATTTGACAATCGATGAATGCAAAAACAAACGAATAGTCAATTCACATAAATTATCTATGGAAAAGtcagaaaattttgataaatctgtTTCGTTAGATGGTTGttcatgtgataaaaaaaaaaaacttaaattagatCCATCTCTTaaagatacttttaaaaatcataatgcaAGTGGTATTAATTATGAGATATCAGACATTACTAATAATTCAACATTTGCAAAAACCAAAAGTTCAGTTTTGGAAGAGACTGACAATGTTTCATGTGGAATTAGTTCTTGTAAAAATATCAAGTAtacttcatcagaaaataattcatctaaaataaatgCTGAACCAATTCtaccaattaaaagaaaattatctgacgtgggtgataataatttaaaaaaaaaaaaaaaattatctgtttctgAATCAATCGAAAACATTGCTTGCTCTGATGATGTTTCTTTTCAAGCTAAAAATAAACGCTCTGCCTCATTGTCAGAATGTAgcagttcattaaattttaatactaaaagtaacaaaaatttaaatacaggtattagaaattcaatttcttcacaagttttattgaaagaaaatattgataGTAATTCGAATAAAATGTGTGATGTTAATCCAGAAAAAACCATGTTAGAGTCCAATGTCATTGAGAATACTAGTACCAGTCATGAATATTCTAATGTAAGGAAAACtgtgtcaaaaaataataatgaaaatcagcaTCCAAGTATTAAGTTAACTAGTTTATCAAATAATTCACTTAGTAAATCTAATGTGCAGTTTGAAGATAACAGATTTATTATCAGTACTGAGAAAAGCAAAACTGATCTGAAACATTCTTTTAGTCAAGAAGTGTTATTTTCTGGTAATTGTAAAACTGAAGCCGAttcttataatacaaaaaaacaacaaatattaaatttagtggaTGATAGggggaaaaatgaaaatttgtctaACAGAGATAACAGCTATAGCAATAAGTATGAGACGTCTTCTAATAAATCATCTCTAGCTCTGTTGAATAGAGTtgattctgatattaaaaatttaaattgtagaaGTCAAAGTTGTAATAATGAAGAATCggatttatctttatattttggattatctaaagaaaaagaaaaccaaCAGCCCTCATCTTCAATTGCAGAAGATAAAATTTCAGTTGAACTTAAAGGGAGTTCTAGTAATGATAATATTGGTAAATTTAATGCTAATAGTACAAGTATACAATGTATGCCAAACCGTATAactctaaataaaatttctgttaacatAGATGATGATCTCTGTAGAAAAGTCAGTAAATCATTTGTTACTTCAGAAagcattattgaaaaatatccaGCTTCTGTACTATCAAATGATATTTATGCTAatgtaaatattgataataaagagcaaagaaatagttcaaataaaaattcatccatctgtagaaatgaaaataaatctgaGTCAATTATAACATATTGTGAGGTTATGAATCAACAATCACTTTCATCAAATACAGAGAATGAAAAGCAACTATCCAATTTATCGTGTGATTCATTACATAAATCTGAAACGCTATTCAAAAATGGTAATGCTgtgttaaaaaatagtaaatataaagatgaaaattcaaaaacaattttacctTCAAATAAAGTTGAGTTCTTCCATAATAGTAAAACATCTGTTACTACTAATGATGAATCTAGGAATGAAACTTCTTTTAAGGTCATTCAGAATAATAACTCTTCATTTCATAGGAATAAAGAGCAAACAAATATTTCCGATGATACTCTGCCATCTTGTTCTTCTAAATCTCTAATTGCAACATGCAATAACTCAAATTGTAAACATAATCATAATCTACAAAtgaattcaaaatgtaataaaaatttgtatcgcTTTAAACAGAGGaaagataaaagattattaagaagaaagaataataaacattttttacaaagaaaaacttgtcatgaaaagaattataaaacaaattctaataaacataaaatcaattataacacaagtagaaaatcaaaaatagttaACCGTAATTGTAGATCATCAAAAAGTAGGCGTGAGAATTTTCATAATGATAGCAAACAAGGCAAATGTTCAGGTGATGCAATGAGTGTTAataaaggtaaaagaaaatttgagtattttaattataattattatataagaaaatatgctAAAGATGTTGGACGTTTACCTTTGAAAAGATCTCTAGAAGTTTTTGGTGAAGATTATGAAACTGAGACAGTAAGCAAAATTGATGACAAATTCTATGAacgcagtaataataataatatatccaaATCGCATTCAGTTGAAGTAAGCACTTCAAGTGACAGTTACAGTAATGCAGTTAGGGAGTTCGAAGTAAATAGTGAACTatgcaaaattaaacaaaatagttgCAGCAACCTCCACTTTACAAAATCAAACAATAACAAAGTTTCTGAAAGGTCAGATGTTGATATACTAACAAATGATTATCCATGTGAAAACTTGCAAATAATTGAATCTAACAGTGATCTAAGTGATTCTGATGGTGAGAATAGATTGAAAATTGATGAATCAAGAAGTGAAttaaatgatatgtatgataaaGATGTTGTCATAATtgatgcaattttaaataaaaataaatttacaaataattctgTTGAAAAGTGGAAAATTGCTACAGATTCAAAATATACTGTTCAGCAAGATGAAATTGCAGCGAATGAAAATAGTAAAGGCAAAGAGTTAActaataaaagtttaagaaaaagtaatgaagatTTACCTTCTCAGATAATTTTTGATCCTTCaaatttagaagaaatagaaCGATTCTTTCCAAGTGAAATGAATAAGTTTTATTCtacaaacaaacagacagaaGATTCTGATATCTCATTACATTTTGCATCAGCCTCTACTGAGGAAAAGTGTTCTTTATTAAACAGATTAGATGATTCTTATGTTGTTAGAATAAATGTGGtaaaatcaggaaaaaatttgAATGTCCCTTTACCTGAAAGTGAAAAGCCAGTGTCTCTGTTAAAAGAACCAATCAGTGACAAGGAAGATTTACTTGCAAAAGACAAAGAACTGACCCGAACACCTCAAGAAACAGAAATAACTCAGGAAAGTTCagtttatataaaagaagaaattactgaAGAAATCATTACTGCTACTTtagaaaaaccaataaaaaaaacaaaaaacaaagaactGACCCAAACACCTCAAGAAACAGAAATAACTGAGGAAAGTtcagtttctataaaagaaaaaattactgaaaataataattctacatcTATTCAGGAATGTAATAAAAGTTTGGAAGATATCAATCTTCAAACAAGCTCATCTATAATGGCCGAACCTGATCATAAGTTAAATGAACGATTAGTTAATAATGTTGAACAAAAAAGACCATTAATTAGAGTTAGAGATTCAAAATCATTAGGTATACAATATTCTGATCCAAATGATTTGCCTGAAAATGCTCTAACTGTTGAGGCTGTTCCACCAGCAGAATTAATGGTTGTACAAGAATGTTCCCACACTTCATCAAAAGATACATTAACTGGACAAGAAACTGGTAATTTACCAGAAGAtttaagaaatatgaaattatttatagaaagatTAACTAGCACTGAATCTGTAAATGAACATTATTTAGCAAGGTTAGGTACAGTTCTTAATTCAGCTATTGATGATcatgaaaaaaaagaacagttattTGAAAATGCAAAAAGATTAATGGTTACAACAGAATTATATatgaaagaacagaaaaaaattgaaaaagattttaatagcTGTATGACAAAACATAGTTATGAATTTATGTTAATGTTAGAATATATGttgagaaatattaatttaaaagaaacatttttattaatactttattgtaaaatatttgcttatattcaTCATcgttataacaaacaaataaattatttatttgaatcaaaaaatattatccttTCTATGCTAAAAaggaataaatgtaataatgatttATACTGGCAGATATTTGAAATGGAACAAGAAAGATTTAATCTCATTGTCAACTTCATTTTTAATGAGTTAGGATTTTACAAATCAGAAAATACTTACTCAGATATGTTAGAAAAACTTTTGAATTCagataatttttcttctaataaaaactgtaaaaaaatttatttaaaaaaaaacagggtttttattCCTGTCAATGATAAAATAAGAGAAGGAATTTCAGGATCAGACGAAGACATTCAGAATCAGTCAGAAAGTATTAGAAGAAAACTAGACATGTCATCTGATCTTCAAAAAGAATTAGTTAATGAAACAGTTGAGAATGCAGCTGATGATGattcaaatattaaaagtaataggaaaaaaacagggaaagttgttttattacaaattccaTGTGTTGTAGTTTGTGATAAAGGTGTTCTGGTAcacaaatcagatgatttgaaTAGTATTACAGAAATGTCTGCAAATAATGATATAAGTAACGAAAAACAAAACCAGAATAATTCTGACATTACTACTGTAACATCACTTGTGGGTAACAGTACTGATAAAAGTATATCGTGTAACAGCACTGGTAATATTAAGATTAGTAATGTATCAACTACACAAGatcattcattaaaatcattaccTATTGGTTCGCAAGGAAAACAACCACAGTTAATACCATTAGATAATGAGTTAATGAAACTTACTTTATTACGTAAAAAGCAGCTACAAGAAAGTAATATTACTTtgcagattaataataatatttcagataCTTCTCAAATCTGTGATAAAAATACTACACAgtttgaaaatattgataaaacatttacGAATCAGCAAAATTCAAGTACGGTTCAGCAAAGtagtagttataatttaaaaaataataatattaatgtaaatgatactTTAACAAATATAAGTAATTTCTCTAATAATTCAACTGTACATTACCAACAAACAGATAAATCGctgtataatgttaataattctcaaagtgtttataataataataatttattaaaatgttatgatAAAGTAAGCAGTGATAACAATCGGTTAAAGCAGAATTCTCAGCAGAATATGAATAATATGGAGAATTATTTTGTACCACCAGTTGGTAACATATCAAAAAATCATATTCCTGTGCCATATCAAACAATAAATGTGGCAAATCAGTTATCTTCTGGTAACATGTATCAAAAtagctataataataattacaatttcaataataatctttataatgtaCAACAAACTAACAATCCAAGTTGTGTTATACATCATTATCCATCAACGTTGTCAAATCAGATGTCTCAAAATAGTAGCAATATTATGCAGTATAATAAACCAAAAGAGTCTACACAAATACGACAGAAATTGACTGAACCTATTCACTCAGcttcattgaatattttacagcatAATAGACTGCCTTCATCAGCTGCTTCTAGAAGTGTAAATGCATGTAATAACATTAATAGTTTGAACATAGTGACTGAAAATGGCAGGAAACATTGTTCAAAGTATACATCAACAACAGATTTAAATTATAGAACTGTTACTTCTGCTTTACAAGAACAGattaattcacaatttagaaTACCTACTAACAAAGATACCCAATCAAACTATAGGATAAATGATGTACTTAGTACAATAAATTCTGCCAAATCAAATATACCTGTAAATAGTCAATTAAAAGCAGCTTTGCAACAGACAAATTTCTCTAAcagtgttaatttaaataacaatgattTAAACAGTAGCAATTTATTGCagctaaaagataagaataaacaaacagATCAGTTACAACTGAATGTAGAACGACCAAATTTGCCACATCAGGTTTCACAAACACAACAGCAAGTACAGTGGCAGCCACAAAcacaatttcaacaaaaattgtcTCAAAGTGTGCACCAGAATACTGTTAATAATGAAGATAATCATAATTCATGGGAGAATGGTTGGAGAAACAGAGTTATAATATTAAGTGCTagaaattatgcagtattaagaAGTATGGAAAGTCAGTCTAACCAGAATTTTTTACAGAGCAATACATCTACAGTTAGTGCAAGTTCATTTGAAACTATTGCtgatcaaaaaaataatgttaatagttCTTCACAAGGTGTTTCTAATTCAACCACATTAGATCAACAAATGAATGACTGGGAATTAGGGATTACAAATCAAAATTCATCATTATCAACAGTACAATCAAGTAATCAGCTTCAAAGATCATGGTCAGCAATGGaaaatacaagtaattttaatttggGTGTAAGAAATACATTTAATAGATCTGTaagtttaaataatcattttaataataaccaAGTACTTTCCAGAAGATTATCAGCCCCTACTGTGTCTATGAACTTCCTAAATGCAGAACAACCATTGATAACAACTGAGCCAAATTATGATTCATCTGCAACCAGTAATAtcagtttaatacaaaatatgGAAACTGTTCAAGATACTCCAGATTTAAATAGTGATATATTTACTGTGCCTGATATAAATGGTGATTTACGTGATTTAAATTACCAagaaacatcaaaaataaatgaaataagtccATCTAATTTAAATCAAGAAAGAGATCTTAATACTCCAACACCACCACCTATttctgaaaatgttaatttaactgGTAGATTCCGAAATTGTGGTATTCAAGATGTTAAAATAACCAATGTCATGTCAGTAGGTGATCAACAAAGtatagaaaatttcaataaagctATTGCATCTGATAGTGACGATGTTGTAGTG ATTGAAGAAATTCAAAAGACAAAATCTACACTACAGTTTAGTGAAAAACAGCTTTGA